In Anaerobacillus isosaccharinicus, one genomic interval encodes:
- a CDS encoding ornithine--oxo-acid transaminase — MSKTNEIIEQTEKFGARNYHPLPIVISKAEGVWVEDPEGNKYIDMLSAYSAVNQGHRHPKIIQALKDQADRITLTSRAFHNDQLGDFYEKVSKLTGKSMVLPMNTGAEAVETAVKAVRRWAHYVKGIADGKAEIIVCEDNFHGRTMTAVSLSSNDAYKRGFGPMLPGIKIIPYGDLDALKAAITENTAAFLLEPIQGEAGIIIPPEGFLKEAFEVCKENNVLFVADEIQSGLGRSGKLFACDWENVVPDMYILGKALGGGVMPISAVCADEDVLGVFEPGSHGSTFGGNPLACAVSVASLEVLEDEKLVERSLELGNYFQEKLTEIKSSVIKEVRGKGLFIGVELTVPARKYCETLKEKGLLCKETHENVIRFAPPLVISKGDLDWALEHITSTLAD; from the coding sequence ATGAGTAAAACAAATGAAATTATTGAACAAACAGAGAAATTTGGAGCGCGGAATTATCACCCGCTTCCGATTGTTATATCTAAAGCTGAAGGTGTTTGGGTAGAAGATCCAGAAGGAAATAAGTACATTGATATGTTAAGTGCTTACTCTGCTGTGAACCAAGGCCATAGACACCCTAAGATTATTCAAGCATTAAAGGACCAAGCCGATCGAATTACTCTCACTTCAAGAGCATTCCACAATGATCAACTCGGTGATTTTTATGAGAAAGTTTCTAAGTTGACCGGTAAGAGTATGGTATTGCCAATGAACACAGGAGCTGAAGCAGTTGAAACTGCTGTAAAAGCTGTTCGCCGCTGGGCACATTATGTAAAGGGAATTGCTGACGGTAAAGCTGAAATTATTGTTTGTGAAGACAACTTTCATGGTCGGACAATGACAGCAGTATCGCTTTCTTCTAATGATGCATATAAACGCGGTTTTGGACCAATGCTCCCAGGAATTAAAATTATCCCTTATGGAGACCTAGATGCATTAAAGGCTGCTATTACAGAGAATACTGCGGCATTTCTACTAGAGCCGATCCAGGGAGAAGCAGGGATTATTATTCCACCAGAAGGGTTTCTTAAAGAAGCTTTTGAGGTATGTAAAGAAAACAACGTTCTTTTTGTAGCTGATGAAATTCAATCTGGCTTAGGTCGTTCTGGTAAATTATTCGCTTGTGATTGGGAAAATGTTGTACCAGACATGTACATTTTAGGTAAGGCATTAGGAGGCGGTGTTATGCCAATCTCTGCTGTTTGTGCCGATGAAGATGTCCTTGGAGTCTTTGAACCAGGTTCCCATGGTTCAACGTTTGGTGGCAATCCATTAGCTTGTGCAGTGTCAGTAGCTTCGCTGGAAGTACTAGAGGATGAAAAATTAGTAGAGCGTTCTTTAGAACTTGGAAACTACTTTCAAGAAAAGTTAACAGAAATTAAAAGTTCTGTTATTAAGGAAGTACGCGGTAAAGGTTTATTTATTGGGGTTGAATTAACAGTACCGGCCAGAAAATATTGTGAAACACTTAAAGAAAAAGGGTTATTATGTAAAGAAACACATGAGAATGTGATTCGCTTTGCTCCTCCGCTCGTCATTTCTAAGGGAGATTTAGATTGGGCGTTAGAACATATTACAAGTACCCTAGCTGATTAA
- a CDS encoding proline dehydrogenase family protein — MVLRNFFLFLSKNKTLNKSAKKWGLKLGAKQVIPGVTIESAIEAVEKLNVQGLACTVDHLGEFVFNREEAIESADYCVRTLEAIANSGVNCNLSLKLTQLGLDIDRNLCRDNMKRILETAKKHNIFVRIDMEDYSHLDATLDILSELRREYTNVGTVIQAYLYRAERDVNDLKGVSLRLVKGAYKESPEVAIQDKEKVDENYLAIIKQHLLSGSYTAIASHDHNIIDKVKQFAEENDIPKTQFEFQMLYNFRTDLQLSIAKEGYTVRIYVPFGNDWYGYFMRRLAERPQNVAFAARGLLK; from the coding sequence ATGGTTTTAAGAAATTTTTTCCTCTTTCTATCAAAAAATAAAACACTTAATAAAAGCGCTAAGAAATGGGGTTTGAAACTTGGTGCAAAACAAGTCATTCCAGGTGTAACGATTGAAAGCGCTATCGAAGCAGTTGAAAAGTTAAATGTACAAGGTCTTGCTTGTACAGTCGATCACTTAGGTGAGTTTGTATTCAACCGTGAAGAGGCGATTGAATCTGCTGATTATTGTGTTAGAACGTTAGAAGCAATTGCAAATTCGGGGGTAAATTGCAATTTATCGCTAAAACTTACACAGCTAGGACTTGATATCGATCGTAACCTCTGCCGAGATAATATGAAAAGAATTCTAGAGACTGCAAAGAAACATAACATCTTTGTTCGCATTGATATGGAAGATTACTCTCACTTAGACGCAACTCTAGACATATTATCGGAGTTACGCAGAGAGTACACAAATGTTGGTACAGTTATACAAGCATATTTATACCGTGCTGAGCGCGATGTCAATGATTTAAAAGGTGTTTCTTTACGTCTAGTAAAAGGGGCGTACAAAGAATCTCCTGAAGTTGCCATTCAAGACAAAGAAAAAGTTGATGAGAATTACTTGGCAATTATCAAACAACATTTGTTAAGTGGAAGTTATACCGCTATTGCATCACATGATCATAACATCATTGATAAAGTAAAACAGTTTGCAGAAGAAAATGACATTCCGAAAACTCAATTTGAATTTCAAATGCTTTACAACTTCCGTACAGATTTACAATTATCTATAGCAAAAGAAGGATATACAGTTCGGATCTATGTTCCGTTTGGAAACGATTGGTATGGTTATTTCATGAGAAGGCTTGCTGAAAGACCACAAAACGTAGCCTTTGCAGCAAGGGGCCTTTTGAAGTAG
- the rocF gene encoding arginase, with protein MKKKISIIGVPMDLGQRRRGVDMGPSAIRYANVVERLQSLNYEVNDIGDIEIGRPNRFDIIDEENLKDLKEVVKANQQLASAVSDIVAMDQFPLILGGDHSIAIGTLAGVAEHHKNLGVIWFDAHGDLNTGETSPSGNIHGMSLAVSLGIGHPYLTGINGFAPKIKPENVVIIGARALDDGEKELIREKGIKVYTMHEIDRLGMTKVMEEAMAHVTNGTDGVHLSLDLDAIDPHDAPGVGTPVLGGTSYRETHLAMEMLAESGIITSAEFVEVNPILDDKNTTATVAVALMGSLFGEKLL; from the coding sequence ATGAAAAAGAAAATATCGATTATTGGAGTGCCTATGGATTTAGGGCAACGAAGACGAGGCGTAGATATGGGACCTAGTGCCATTCGTTATGCTAATGTCGTAGAACGTCTGCAATCCCTTAATTACGAAGTGAATGATATTGGTGACATAGAAATCGGTAGGCCGAATCGTTTTGATATAATAGATGAAGAAAATTTAAAGGATCTAAAAGAAGTTGTAAAAGCTAACCAACAACTTGCTTCAGCTGTTTCTGATATAGTTGCAATGGATCAATTTCCACTAATATTAGGTGGTGACCACAGTATTGCGATAGGTACACTTGCTGGGGTAGCTGAACATCATAAAAATCTAGGGGTTATTTGGTTTGATGCTCACGGAGATTTAAATACTGGGGAAACATCACCGTCTGGTAATATCCATGGCATGTCACTTGCGGTTAGTTTAGGAATAGGTCACCCTTATTTAACTGGTATTAATGGCTTTGCCCCAAAAATTAAACCAGAAAATGTCGTGATAATTGGTGCGCGTGCTCTTGATGATGGCGAAAAAGAGTTAATACGTGAAAAAGGAATTAAAGTTTATACGATGCATGAAATTGACCGCTTGGGAATGACGAAAGTAATGGAAGAGGCAATGGCACATGTAACAAATGGGACAGATGGCGTCCATTTAAGCTTAGATTTAGATGCCATTGATCCGCACGATGCTCCTGGGGTGGGAACACCAGTATTAGGAGGAACATCCTATCGAGAAACACATTTAGCGATGGAAATGTTAGCTGAGTCGGGTATCATTACTTCAGCAGAGTTCGTTGAAGTAAATCCTATTTTAGATGATAAGAATACGACTGCAACAGTGGCTGTAGCTTTAATGGGTTCGCTGTTTGGTGAAAAACTTCTATAA